One window from the genome of Candidatus Didemnitutus sp. encodes:
- a CDS encoding TonB-dependent receptor, which yields MNTPVLLRAVAPLWRQLLCCFALVSSATCFAQAAAPTAFDLPAGEAGQTLKQFAHQAKREILFSVQLVDGVKTNAVHGELAAREALDRMLAGTELAALEDAKTGAFTIRRDPKSEPPKEKPAFTPAPRTETGAAALRDDGGVVTLSPFLVVTEKDDGFVAANSLAGGRMSLPLRDTPLAYSVITRDFLDALSLDSQEAALSWSVGSYMPITPLSAYRYNDGEAGSSVVSRGLWITQAQRNFFLLGQNSDTYSQERFDFARGPNALLIGTGSLGGVVSGMTKRARVDTDFNKMSLQTGSWGRARLTLDVNRRAGERFAIRVNALLQDSPTWRDLEFDNRQGIHLAATYRLLKNTTLRAEYEHYKQSTLLGRETMSESISGWDGVTTVAAPVASITNSDAKGLARLGSSTSPYLLYVPGMDSGTVMNWANTWRTQGGAANAAVPVGGKLALSTANLSINGGSMIDSIYSPDLLFGLAEAGSSFRRPSTKTVIQPDMPTLEYGFHDAAVFLEHHQGQHLFLEAAFNYADTDKHVETAASRMGNATIDVNQTLPNGQPNPNFKKVYSEALASSFYYKTKVGEGRAALALVFDDTKWGDFRANVITGRRKVNYDLYAYTSVMDRNPDIRRRSVDDIFTYRFYWDNLRQPGLYPDSVQYVDPIAGTTQTYHVSKIVDLRSIGTLRAADSNFDYVQSAFTAKLFKGRLNLIGGIRRDRVKQLSYSGNSTNNSMADYPVDWDGQTIYYRPVGPADYYTLQYQAKDSAGNITGNGAYLPANSRPRDANFKPLPQYANDRFRDDYSQPAVDVSATTVTYGGVFHALSWISAYANYAESFKAPGAGVTLTGQPMPVTTSEGWDAGLRFNLLGGRISASVGRYVGKQFDSQSQISNAGKYANIVNANKVGDQNPNGMNTRGLAAIPAIAFDFKDDKTEGYEIDITANLTRNWRLTANAGIPKVYNLNGHKDEFAYLAANEATLKQIVLDAGVLIDASNVATVDTSIPVANRSPDAAAAATAWNDIQTFKATNSATVVTGSDLPRFTANVYTDYRIPRGFLKNLRVGGGIQYIGRTAIGNRGADTIVNPANPLTAIDDPSVDSSTRIYRAAYYTVTLTANYQMKLRHDMLLDLNLRVGNALGNNDLVYVGAALRPPGGDISRPDRVSIPTTFVYQQPRSYALTATLTF from the coding sequence ATGAACACCCCTGTTCTTCTTCGCGCGGTCGCCCCGCTGTGGCGGCAGCTCCTCTGTTGTTTCGCCCTCGTGTCGAGCGCGACCTGCTTCGCCCAAGCGGCGGCACCGACGGCATTCGATCTGCCCGCCGGCGAGGCGGGGCAAACGCTCAAGCAGTTCGCGCATCAGGCGAAACGCGAGATCCTCTTCTCGGTGCAATTGGTCGACGGAGTGAAGACCAACGCCGTGCACGGCGAACTCGCGGCCCGAGAGGCGCTCGACCGCATGCTCGCCGGCACCGAGCTGGCGGCGCTGGAGGACGCGAAGACCGGCGCGTTCACCATCCGGCGCGATCCGAAGTCCGAGCCACCGAAGGAAAAGCCGGCTTTCACGCCCGCGCCGCGGACCGAGACCGGCGCCGCCGCGCTGCGCGACGATGGCGGCGTGGTGACCCTGTCGCCGTTCCTCGTGGTGACGGAGAAGGACGATGGTTTTGTCGCGGCCAATTCCCTCGCCGGCGGGCGCATGTCGCTGCCTCTGCGCGACACGCCGCTGGCCTACTCGGTGATCACGCGCGATTTTCTCGATGCGCTCAGCCTCGATAGTCAGGAGGCCGCCCTCTCCTGGTCCGTGGGTTCCTATATGCCCATCACGCCGCTGAGCGCCTACCGCTACAATGATGGCGAAGCCGGTTCGAGTGTGGTTTCCCGCGGCCTCTGGATCACTCAAGCGCAGCGCAATTTTTTTCTCCTCGGGCAAAACTCCGACACCTACAGCCAGGAGCGCTTCGACTTCGCGCGTGGTCCGAACGCGCTCCTCATCGGCACCGGCAGCCTGGGTGGCGTCGTCAGTGGCATGACCAAGCGCGCCCGCGTCGATACCGATTTCAACAAGATGTCGCTCCAGACGGGATCGTGGGGTCGGGCGCGTCTCACCCTCGACGTCAATCGGCGTGCGGGTGAGCGCTTCGCGATTCGCGTTAACGCGCTCCTTCAGGATTCACCGACCTGGCGCGATCTCGAGTTCGACAACCGGCAGGGCATCCACCTCGCGGCCACTTACCGCTTGCTGAAAAACACCACCCTCCGCGCCGAATACGAGCACTACAAACAGAGCACGCTCCTGGGGCGCGAGACGATGTCCGAGTCCATTTCCGGCTGGGACGGCGTCACCACGGTGGCCGCGCCGGTCGCCAGCATCACCAACTCCGACGCCAAGGGCCTCGCCCGCCTCGGCTCCAGCACCTCGCCCTATTTGCTCTATGTTCCCGGCATGGATTCGGGCACGGTCATGAACTGGGCAAACACGTGGCGCACCCAAGGCGGCGCGGCCAATGCGGCCGTGCCGGTCGGAGGCAAGCTCGCGCTCTCCACGGCCAACCTTAGCATCAACGGCGGCTCGATGATCGACAGCATCTACTCCCCGGATCTCCTCTTCGGTCTGGCGGAGGCCGGTTCCTCTTTTCGCCGCCCGTCGACCAAGACCGTCATCCAGCCCGACATGCCGACGCTCGAATACGGTTTCCACGACGCGGCGGTCTTCCTCGAGCACCACCAGGGCCAGCACCTTTTCCTCGAGGCTGCCTTCAATTACGCCGACACCGACAAGCACGTCGAGACCGCCGCCTCCCGCATGGGCAACGCCACGATCGACGTCAACCAGACCCTCCCCAACGGCCAGCCCAACCCCAACTTCAAGAAAGTCTACAGCGAAGCCCTCGCCTCGTCCTTTTACTACAAGACTAAGGTCGGAGAAGGTCGCGCCGCCCTCGCCCTCGTCTTCGACGACACCAAGTGGGGCGACTTCCGCGCCAACGTCATCACCGGTCGCCGCAAGGTTAACTACGACCTCTACGCCTACACCTCCGTCATGGATCGCAACCCCGACATCCGCCGCCGCTCCGTCGACGACATCTTCACTTATCGCTTCTACTGGGACAATCTCCGCCAGCCCGGGCTCTATCCCGATAGCGTCCAATACGTCGACCCCATCGCCGGCACCACGCAGACTTATCACGTCTCCAAGATCGTCGACCTGCGCAGCATCGGCACCCTGCGCGCCGCCGACTCGAACTTCGACTACGTCCAGTCCGCCTTCACCGCCAAGCTCTTCAAGGGCCGCCTCAACCTCATCGGCGGCATCCGTCGCGACCGGGTGAAGCAGCTGAGCTACAGCGGCAACAGCACGAACAATTCCATGGCCGACTACCCCGTCGATTGGGACGGCCAGACCATCTATTACCGCCCCGTCGGCCCCGCCGACTACTACACCCTGCAATATCAGGCCAAGGATTCCGCCGGCAACATCACCGGTAACGGCGCCTACCTCCCCGCCAACTCGCGCCCGCGTGACGCCAACTTCAAGCCGTTGCCCCAATACGCCAACGACCGCTTCCGCGACGACTACTCTCAACCGGCGGTCGATGTCTCCGCCACCACCGTGACCTACGGCGGCGTTTTTCACGCCCTGTCCTGGATCAGCGCCTACGCGAACTACGCGGAATCCTTCAAGGCTCCCGGTGCCGGCGTCACGTTGACCGGCCAGCCGATGCCCGTCACCACCAGCGAGGGATGGGATGCCGGCCTGCGTTTCAATCTGCTCGGAGGCCGCATCAGCGCCTCCGTCGGGCGCTACGTCGGCAAGCAATTCGACAGCCAGAGCCAAATCAGCAATGCCGGCAAATACGCCAATATCGTCAACGCCAACAAAGTCGGCGACCAAAACCCCAACGGCATGAACACGCGCGGACTCGCCGCCATCCCCGCCATCGCCTTTGATTTCAAGGATGACAAGACCGAGGGCTACGAGATCGACATCACCGCCAACCTGACCCGCAACTGGCGCCTCACCGCCAACGCCGGCATCCCCAAGGTCTACAACCTCAACGGCCACAAGGACGAGTTCGCCTACCTCGCCGCCAACGAAGCCACGCTGAAGCAGATCGTCCTCGATGCCGGTGTGCTCATCGACGCCAGCAACGTCGCTACCGTCGACACTTCCATCCCCGTCGCCAACCGTTCGCCCGACGCCGCGGCCGCCGCCACCGCGTGGAACGACATCCAGACCTTCAAGGCCACCAACAGCGCCACGGTCGTGACCGGCAGCGATCTCCCGAGATTCACGGCGAACGTCTACACCGACTACCGCATCCCCCGTGGCTTTCTGAAAAACCTCCGCGTCGGCGGCGGCATCCAATACATCGGCCGCACCGCCATCGGCAACCGCGGCGCCGACACCATCGTCAATCCCGCGAACCCGCTCACCGCGATCGACGATCCGAGCGTCGACTCCAGCACCCGCATCTACCGCGCCGCCTACTATACCGTCACGCTCACGGCCAACTACCAGATGAAGCTGCGGCACGACATGCTGCTCGACCTCAACCTGCGCGTCGGAAACGCCCTCGGCAACAATGACCTCGTCTACGTTGGCGCGGCTCTGCGCCCTCCCGGCGGCGACATCTCCCGCCCCGACCGAGTCAGCATCCCCACCACCTTCGTCTACCAGCAACCGCGCTCCTATGCGCTGACCGCCACGCTCACATTCTGA
- a CDS encoding FecR domain-containing protein, translating to MTDPGAFSTSSIDDQAAHWVLCEDRGLTPAEQDGFLQWLAADPRHGAALRRHRQNWSRLDLLGQWRPEHGARPNPDLLAPAGPVVRSHEFRRRVLPWLGLAAAVVLAAFVAWPRLSTPSRGAEEAAAPIAMIESQTLPDGSVVELNRGAVVSVRFTAAERRVQLERGEAHFTVAKNPARPFVVSARGIEVCAVGTAFNVRLGRQSVEVLVTDGKVRVDQASPAREGGRTTVVPALAQGHRTIVPLASARSVEVKAVTTDEAEQLLAWQPRILDFTATPLRSVVAEFNRHNPSVHLVVADAELAEVEVSASLRSDNVEGFIRLLETGFDARSERFGETIRLRRR from the coding sequence ATGACCGACCCGGGTGCATTTTCCACTTCGTCGATCGACGACCAGGCAGCCCATTGGGTCCTGTGCGAGGATCGCGGACTCACGCCGGCGGAGCAGGACGGCTTTCTGCAATGGCTCGCGGCCGATCCGCGGCACGGCGCGGCGCTGCGGCGACACCGGCAGAACTGGTCGCGGCTCGACCTTCTCGGCCAATGGCGGCCGGAGCACGGCGCGCGGCCGAACCCCGACCTGCTCGCGCCGGCGGGGCCGGTTGTTCGCTCGCACGAGTTTCGCCGTCGGGTGCTGCCTTGGCTCGGGCTCGCCGCGGCAGTGGTCCTGGCCGCGTTCGTGGCGTGGCCGCGACTGTCCACGCCGTCACGCGGCGCGGAGGAGGCGGCCGCGCCGATCGCGATGATCGAATCGCAGACGCTGCCCGATGGATCGGTGGTCGAGCTGAATCGCGGCGCGGTGGTCTCGGTGCGATTCACGGCGGCGGAGCGGCGCGTGCAGCTCGAGCGCGGCGAGGCGCATTTCACGGTGGCGAAGAATCCCGCGCGGCCCTTCGTCGTCTCCGCGCGCGGCATCGAGGTTTGCGCGGTCGGCACGGCGTTCAATGTCCGGCTCGGCCGTCAGTCGGTCGAGGTGCTCGTCACCGATGGCAAGGTGCGCGTCGATCAGGCGTCGCCCGCGCGCGAGGGCGGCCGCACGACGGTGGTGCCGGCCCTCGCGCAGGGACACCGCACGATCGTTCCGCTCGCCAGCGCGCGTTCGGTCGAGGTGAAGGCGGTGACGACGGACGAGGCGGAGCAGTTGCTCGCGTGGCAGCCACGCATCCTCGACTTCACCGCCACGCCGCTGCGGAGCGTCGTGGCCGAGTTCAACCGCCACAATCCCTCGGTGCACCTCGTCGTCGCCGATGCCGAGCTGGCCGAGGTCGAGGTGAGCGCCTCCCTGCGCTCGGACAACGTCGAGGGCTTCATCCGCCTGCTCGAAACCGGATTCGACGCGCGCTCCGAGCGTTTCGGCGAGACGATCCGGCTGCGCCGGCGTTGA
- a CDS encoding RNA polymerase sigma factor: MPPQCPEEAQWFATELQPHEPMLRAWLRSQFHIASEVDDVIQEAFVRVLRARANGEVRSPKALLFVTARNIVLMQMRHRQVARIGGLAENAFDGILDEGADVAAEVARSQELELLTAAIQSLPARCRQILTLRKIYGLSQREVAAEMGISEHTVEAQGTIALRKLGEFFTRHGLPPSHR; encoded by the coding sequence GTGCCCCCGCAGTGTCCCGAAGAAGCGCAGTGGTTTGCGACCGAGCTCCAGCCCCACGAGCCGATGCTGCGGGCGTGGCTGCGTTCGCAGTTTCACATCGCCTCCGAGGTGGACGACGTGATTCAGGAGGCGTTCGTGCGCGTGCTACGGGCGCGGGCGAACGGCGAGGTGCGTTCGCCGAAGGCGCTGTTGTTCGTGACGGCGCGCAACATCGTGCTCATGCAAATGCGGCACCGGCAGGTCGCGCGCATCGGCGGTTTGGCGGAAAACGCCTTCGACGGCATCCTGGATGAAGGAGCGGACGTTGCCGCCGAGGTGGCGCGCTCCCAGGAACTCGAACTCTTGACCGCGGCCATCCAGTCGCTGCCCGCCCGCTGCCGTCAGATCCTGACGCTGCGGAAGATCTACGGTCTCTCGCAGCGCGAGGTCGCGGCCGAGATGGGTATTTCGGAACACACCGTCGAGGCGCAAGGCACCATCGCGCTGCGCAAGCTCGGCGAATTTTTCACGCGGCACGGCCTGCCGCCTTCCCACCGATGA